Proteins encoded together in one Marinithermus hydrothermalis DSM 14884 window:
- a CDS encoding leucyl aminopeptidase, whose product MNIRIKSARRKVFEIPAPLRVVGVLAGELTEEGVLLDRELAGALSETLKKTRFAGDFGETLLVKTEEGFAMLFGLGKKRGLTLEHVRRAGARLAQAVAATGLREAVVEAFLAERFGKKEVSYALAEGILLGGYAFNKYKTHARERKVRFILARAFGPAVERAQTVAEAVWYARDLVNEPPNVLTPAELARRAQALAEAHGLECEILGPEEIQARGMGAYLAVAQGSANPPHFIKLVYRPQGTPKRRVALVGKGMTFDTGGYSLKPRESMRSMKADMAGAAAVLGAVLAAARLGLEVEVRAYIAAAENMVSGAAYRVDDVIRAMNGKTIEVTNTDAEGRLTLADALAYASEEKPDAIVELSTLTGACVIALGEEIAGVFAADEGLGKRFVRAAEEAGEKVWLMPLDEDYRRILKSDVADLKNAGVRWGGAITAGLFLTEFATTPFVHVDIAGPAFAERPHALGPAGGTGFGVRSLVRFLEQETQA is encoded by the coding sequence ATGAACATTCGTATTAAGTCGGCTCGACGGAAAGTGTTTGAGATTCCCGCGCCCCTTAGGGTTGTGGGGGTGCTCGCCGGGGAGCTCACCGAGGAAGGCGTTCTGCTGGATCGAGAGCTCGCGGGCGCGCTTTCCGAAACCCTGAAGAAAACCCGCTTCGCGGGGGATTTCGGGGAAACCCTTCTGGTCAAGACCGAGGAAGGGTTCGCGATGCTCTTCGGCCTGGGTAAAAAACGCGGCCTGACCCTCGAGCACGTGCGCCGCGCGGGCGCGCGCCTCGCGCAGGCCGTCGCCGCGACCGGCCTGCGCGAGGCCGTCGTGGAAGCCTTCCTAGCCGAACGCTTCGGGAAAAAAGAGGTCTCGTACGCCCTAGCCGAAGGCATCCTCCTCGGGGGGTACGCGTTCAACAAGTACAAAACCCACGCGCGGGAGCGCAAGGTCCGGTTCATCCTGGCCCGCGCCTTCGGCCCAGCGGTGGAGCGCGCCCAGACGGTGGCCGAAGCCGTCTGGTACGCCCGCGACCTGGTGAACGAACCCCCGAACGTCCTGACCCCCGCCGAACTCGCCCGCCGCGCCCAGGCCCTGGCCGAGGCGCACGGGCTCGAGTGCGAGATTTTGGGTCCTGAGGAGATCCAGGCGCGGGGCATGGGCGCCTACCTCGCGGTCGCCCAAGGCTCGGCCAACCCCCCGCACTTCATCAAGCTCGTCTACCGTCCCCAGGGCACCCCCAAACGCCGGGTTGCCCTCGTGGGCAAGGGCATGACCTTCGACACCGGCGGGTACTCCTTAAAACCCCGCGAGAGCATGCGGAGCATGAAGGCCGACATGGCCGGCGCAGCCGCGGTGCTCGGCGCGGTCCTGGCCGCCGCCCGGCTCGGCCTCGAGGTGGAGGTGCGCGCCTACATCGCCGCGGCGGAGAACATGGTGAGCGGCGCAGCCTACCGCGTGGACGACGTGATCCGCGCCATGAACGGCAAGACCATCGAGGTCACGAACACCGACGCCGAGGGCCGGCTCACCCTCGCGGACGCTTTGGCGTACGCTTCGGAGGAGAAGCCGGACGCGATCGTGGAGCTCTCCACCCTGACCGGCGCTTGCGTGATCGCCCTGGGCGAGGAAATCGCCGGCGTCTTCGCGGCGGACGAAGGGCTGGGCAAGCGGTTCGTCCGCGCCGCGGAGGAGGCCGGGGAGAAGGTTTGGCTCATGCCGCTCGACGAGGACTACCGCCGGATCTTGAAAAGCGACGTGGCCGACCTCAAAAACGCCGGGGTCCGCTGGGGCGGCGCGATCACCGCAGGGCTATTCCTCACCGAGTTCGCCACCACTCCGTTCGTTCACGTGGACATCGCCGGCCCAGCCTTCGCGGAACGCCCCCACGCCCTAGGCCCCGCGGGCGGCACCGGGTTCGGCGTACGCAGCCTGGTGCGGTTCCTCGAGCAGGAAACCCAGGCGTAA
- the mnmA gene encoding tRNA 2-thiouridine(34) synthase MnmA, with protein sequence MSERRKGRVLAAMSGGVDSSVTAALLKEQGYEVIGAMMRFWPDNKPEDCFNTCCSPDAAYEARRVADQIGIPFYLLDYREVFEVEIIQPFLEGYRRGETPIPCVWCNTRVKFDALLKKARMLGCDYVATGHYVRRVEGPQGIEFHRGGDPRKDQTYFLWGTPREAMPHILFPVGHMQKPEVRRLAERFGLITAKKPESQNICFVPGSVRAFLEEHLGGQPGPVIDLETGEVIGEHAGAQFYTVGQRKGLGLWKTHLERYVVEVRPQTNEVIVGPREACQWRGLEAREINLLLDPETLPEVVTAQVRYRQRPARARVRELGAGRFVLEFDEPQFAVTRGQSVVLYDGDRLLGGGVIHRPLGNALGLEVPAVQALG encoded by the coding sequence GTGAGCGAGCGGCGTAAAGGGCGTGTGCTGGCGGCGATGAGCGGAGGGGTGGACTCCTCCGTGACCGCGGCGCTGTTGAAAGAACAAGGTTATGAGGTCATCGGGGCCATGATGCGGTTTTGGCCCGATAACAAGCCCGAGGACTGCTTCAACACCTGCTGCAGCCCCGACGCGGCTTATGAGGCCCGCCGCGTCGCGGACCAGATCGGGATCCCCTTTTACCTCCTCGACTACCGCGAGGTCTTCGAGGTGGAGATCATTCAGCCCTTCCTCGAGGGGTACCGCCGGGGGGAGACCCCCATCCCGTGCGTGTGGTGCAACACGCGGGTGAAGTTCGACGCCCTCCTCAAGAAGGCCCGCATGCTGGGGTGCGACTACGTCGCGACCGGGCATTACGTGCGCCGCGTGGAGGGGCCCCAAGGCATCGAGTTCCACCGCGGCGGCGACCCGAGGAAGGACCAGACCTACTTCCTGTGGGGCACGCCCCGCGAGGCGATGCCGCACATTCTCTTTCCCGTGGGGCACATGCAAAAGCCCGAGGTCCGGCGGCTCGCGGAGCGGTTCGGCCTCATCACTGCGAAAAAACCCGAGAGCCAGAACATCTGCTTCGTGCCGGGCTCGGTGCGCGCGTTTCTCGAGGAGCACCTCGGCGGACAGCCGGGGCCCGTAATCGACCTGGAGACCGGCGAGGTGATTGGCGAGCACGCGGGCGCCCAGTTCTACACGGTCGGGCAGCGCAAGGGCCTCGGCTTGTGGAAGACGCACCTCGAGCGGTACGTGGTCGAGGTGCGGCCCCAGACGAACGAGGTGATCGTGGGGCCGCGGGAGGCCTGCCAGTGGCGGGGCCTGGAGGCGCGCGAGATCAACCTACTGCTGGATCCTGAGACGCTGCCCGAGGTGGTGACCGCCCAGGTGCGCTACCGGCAGCGGCCCGCCCGGGCGCGCGTGCGGGAGCTGGGGGCGGGGCGGTTTGTGCTGGAGTTCGACGAGCCGCAGTTCGCGGTGACGCGAGGGCAGTCGGTGGTGCTGTACGACGGGGACCGCCTCTTGGGAGGCGGGGTGATCCACCGGCCGCTGGGGAACGCGTTGGGCCTCGAGGTTCCGGCGGTGCAAGCGCTGGGGTAG
- a CDS encoding NAD(P)/FAD-dependent oxidoreductase: MQKHIVVVGAGFGGLNAVRELSKDPTVRVTLVDQSNSHVFLPLLYQVAAAGLEATQIAFPIRAYLRRFPRARFHLGRAEGVDLKEKTLWVEGQPIPYDYLVVAAGSKSNDFGIPGVAEHAFGLKTLKEAKEIRDRILSACEEAVHTPDPERKRALLTWVIVGGGPTGVELAGALGELRNHVIRRDYPELDPREIRILLIEAGPRVLAHLSPASSAYAQRFLERLGIEVMTRAMVAEVTPSGVKLKNGAFIPSFTTVWSAGVAGAALPGLPAERNGRVPTTPELHLEGDPHVYVVGDVNLLINPKTGRPYPQVAQVAIQQGTLAGRNIRRHLRGQPLRPFQYKDKGNMVTLGRNHAVLETGRVRLTGFPAWVAWLGVHLMYLTGGRNRFMVMTNWAYSYFTYDFAVRTLQHRHLFPALELPEEAQPDPTHA, translated from the coding sequence ATGCAGAAGCACATCGTCGTCGTCGGCGCGGGTTTCGGAGGCTTGAACGCGGTACGGGAGCTCTCCAAAGACCCCACGGTTCGCGTGACCCTGGTGGACCAGAGCAACTCCCACGTCTTCCTGCCCCTCCTCTACCAGGTCGCCGCTGCGGGGCTCGAGGCCACCCAGATCGCCTTCCCCATACGCGCGTACCTACGCCGTTTCCCCAGAGCCCGCTTCCACCTGGGTCGGGCCGAGGGGGTGGACCTCAAGGAGAAAACCCTCTGGGTCGAGGGGCAGCCCATCCCGTACGACTACCTGGTCGTGGCTGCCGGCAGCAAATCCAACGACTTCGGCATCCCCGGGGTTGCCGAGCACGCCTTCGGCCTCAAGACCCTCAAGGAGGCCAAGGAGATCCGTGACCGCATCCTCTCCGCCTGCGAGGAGGCGGTGCACACCCCGGACCCCGAGCGTAAACGCGCCCTCCTCACCTGGGTCATCGTGGGTGGTGGCCCCACGGGCGTGGAGCTCGCGGGCGCGCTCGGTGAGCTGCGCAACCACGTGATCCGCCGCGACTACCCCGAGCTCGATCCGCGCGAGATCCGCATCCTTCTGATCGAGGCGGGACCGCGGGTGCTGGCACACCTCAGCCCCGCCTCCTCCGCCTACGCCCAGCGCTTCCTCGAGCGCCTCGGCATCGAGGTCATGACCCGCGCCATGGTCGCGGAGGTCACCCCGAGCGGCGTGAAGCTCAAGAACGGCGCGTTCATCCCTAGCTTCACCACCGTCTGGTCCGCCGGCGTCGCGGGCGCCGCGCTGCCCGGCCTGCCCGCCGAACGCAACGGGCGTGTGCCCACCACCCCTGAGCTGCACCTGGAGGGCGACCCCCACGTCTACGTCGTGGGCGACGTGAACCTCCTCATCAACCCCAAGACCGGCCGCCCCTACCCCCAGGTCGCTCAGGTCGCGATCCAGCAAGGTACCCTCGCCGGCCGGAACATCCGCCGTCACCTCCGCGGCCAGCCCCTCCGTCCCTTCCAGTACAAGGACAAGGGGAACATGGTCACCCTAGGCCGCAACCACGCGGTGCTCGAGACCGGGCGGGTCCGGCTCACGGGCTTCCCCGCCTGGGTGGCGTGGCTCGGCGTGCACCTCATGTACCTCACCGGCGGGCGCAACCGCTTCATGGTCATGACGAACTGGGCGTACAGCTACTTCACCTACGATTTCGCCGTGCGCACCCTGCAGCACCGGCACCTCTTCCCCGCCCTCGAGCTGCCCGAAGAAGCTCAGCCCGACCCCACCCACGCCTAG
- a CDS encoding DUF1385 domain-containing protein, whose product MKQIGGSAALEGVMMKASDAWALAVRLPDGSIHVERHEETALAQRFAWARWPLVRGVVALFDALSVSYRALSRSAQLVGEEEEELSRGALYATMAVSTLIGIALFILLPAGISRVFVDAAAHPVLFNALAGVFKALILVGYLVMIGRLPDIQRFFMYHGAEHKAIAAYEAGLELTVENVRAQPAYHPRCGTTFIAFVILSSIVVYSLLPRPDVLWWLFLGRVALLPVVAGVAFELLRFSATHTDPISRALRWIGYRFQMLTVKEPTDDMIEVAIESTKAAVAARAKAVAVA is encoded by the coding sequence ATGAAGCAGATCGGCGGTTCGGCTGCCTTGGAGGGTGTGATGATGAAGGCCTCGGACGCGTGGGCCCTCGCGGTGCGCCTGCCCGACGGCAGCATTCACGTGGAACGGCACGAGGAAACGGCGCTCGCTCAGCGGTTCGCGTGGGCGCGCTGGCCCCTCGTGCGGGGCGTGGTGGCCTTGTTCGATGCGTTGTCCGTCTCGTACCGCGCGCTTTCCCGCAGCGCGCAGCTGGTGGGCGAGGAGGAGGAGGAGCTTTCCCGAGGGGCGTTGTACGCCACCATGGCCGTGAGCACCCTGATCGGGATCGCGTTGTTCATCCTGCTGCCCGCCGGGATCTCGCGCGTGTTTGTGGACGCGGCGGCGCACCCCGTGCTGTTTAACGCCCTCGCCGGAGTGTTCAAGGCCCTGATCCTCGTGGGGTACCTGGTGATGATCGGCCGCCTCCCGGATATCCAGCGGTTTTTCATGTACCACGGCGCGGAGCACAAGGCGATCGCCGCGTACGAGGCGGGCTTGGAACTCACGGTGGAGAACGTGCGCGCCCAACCCGCGTACCATCCGCGGTGCGGCACGACCTTCATCGCCTTCGTCATCCTCTCGAGCATCGTGGTGTACAGCCTGCTCCCGCGCCCGGACGTGCTCTGGTGGCTGTTCTTGGGCCGGGTCGCTCTCCTGCCCGTGGTGGCCGGGGTGGCGTTTGAGCTGCTGCGCTTTTCCGCGACGCACACAGACCCCATCTCCCGCGCCTTGCGCTGGATCGGGTACCGCTTCCAGATGCTCACGGTGAAGGAACCCACCGACGACATGATCGAGGTGGCGATCGAGAGCACCAAAGCCGCGGTCGCGGCTCGAGCGAAGGCGGTCGCGGTGGCCTAG
- the dnaE gene encoding DNA polymerase III subunit alpha yields the protein MKFAHLHQHTQYSLLDGAAKLQDLIEWVKQVTPDEPALAMTDHGNLHGAVDFYKKATAAGVKPIIGYEAYVAAESRFDRKMGKGLDGGYFHLTILAENFTGYQNLCRLASRAYLEGFYMKPRIDRELLREHNEGLIVLSGCLGAEIPQFILQDRLDLAEDRLKEYLEIFGDRYFIEIQDHGLPEDKKVNAVLKEFARKYGIGMVATNDGHYVKKEDAEAHAVLLAIQSKSTWDDPNRWRFPCDEFYVKSPEAMRAALPAEEWGDEIFDNTMEIARRCNVELPVGDKMVYRIPRYPLPEGRDENQYLRELTFRGLLERYPDRVTEALYREFLKKLGRTPHGDAQALAAEIALLPKELREKAQAFLPKLEEGLEWDGWAILARAEYELSVIEQMGFPGYFLIVQDYINWAKNQGISVGPGRGSAAGSLVAYAIRITNIDPLEFNLLFERFLNPARVTMPDIDTDFSDVRRDEVIQYVRERYGEDKVAQIATFGTMASKAALKDVARVFGMPHKRAEELAKLIPVQFGKPMPLAKAAETIPEIRQAMEQDEQVRRVFEVARRLEGLNRHASVHAAGVVIAAEPLTDLVPLMRDTSGTGVVTQYDMGSVEALGLLKMDFLGLRTLSFLEEAKRIIRESKGVELDYDRIPLDDAKTFELLGRGETKGIFQLESSGMSSTVRGLKPRRIQDIIALVSLYRPGPMEHIPTYIRRHHGREPVTYAEFPHAAKYLEPILRETYGIPVYQEQIMQIASAVAGYSLGEADLLRRAMGKKKVEEMQKHRVRFVKGAAERGIPEDEANRLFDMLEAFANYGFNKSHAAAYSLLSYQTAYVKANYPVEFMAALLTVERRNSDKVAEYIRDARAMGIAVLPPDINRSGFDFRVVGQEILFGLSAVKNVGEGAVRHILEERDRGGPFKSLADFLKRVDLHQVNRRAAESLIKAGAFDAFGERGRMLAALESLMKWAQAEKESQAAGMMGLFAGASTEPPLPEVPPLDEVTKLRYEKEALSIYVTGHPLLNYEGLREAATCTIEELPRWYAEQGNGRRARALLAGMVESVVRKPTKSGGMMARFNLADETGAVEVVVFGRAYGRVSPRLKEDQPALLVVEVEAEGEGETLRVIAQDLYLWEELEGLPQVLELDLDLALLEDERVLELRSLLDEHAGTLPVYLRVRGPGGWVLLEAREVRAAPEALEALGRMDWLTARTVPDREALLYGQLGGDGAEEVVPF from the coding sequence ATGAAGTTCGCCCACCTGCACCAGCACACCCAGTACAGCCTGCTCGACGGGGCGGCGAAACTCCAGGACCTCATCGAGTGGGTCAAGCAGGTTACGCCCGACGAGCCGGCTCTCGCCATGACCGATCACGGGAACCTGCACGGGGCGGTGGATTTTTACAAGAAGGCCACCGCAGCGGGCGTCAAGCCCATCATCGGGTACGAGGCGTACGTCGCGGCCGAGTCCCGCTTCGACCGGAAGATGGGGAAGGGGCTGGACGGGGGGTACTTCCACCTCACGATCCTCGCGGAGAACTTCACCGGGTACCAGAACCTCTGCCGCCTGGCCTCCCGCGCCTACCTCGAGGGCTTTTACATGAAGCCCCGCATCGACCGCGAGCTCCTGCGCGAACATAACGAAGGGCTGATCGTGCTCTCCGGCTGCCTCGGGGCGGAGATCCCCCAGTTCATCCTCCAGGACCGCCTCGACCTGGCCGAGGACCGGCTCAAGGAGTACCTGGAGATCTTCGGGGACCGGTACTTCATCGAGATTCAGGACCACGGCCTGCCCGAGGACAAGAAGGTCAACGCCGTCCTCAAGGAGTTCGCCCGCAAGTACGGGATCGGCATGGTGGCCACCAACGACGGCCACTACGTGAAGAAGGAGGACGCGGAAGCGCACGCGGTGTTGCTCGCGATCCAGTCCAAGTCCACCTGGGACGATCCGAACCGTTGGCGCTTCCCCTGCGACGAATTCTACGTCAAAAGCCCCGAGGCGATGCGCGCCGCGCTGCCCGCGGAGGAGTGGGGGGATGAGATCTTCGACAACACCATGGAGATCGCGCGACGCTGCAACGTCGAGCTGCCTGTCGGGGACAAGATGGTCTACCGCATCCCGCGGTACCCCCTCCCCGAAGGGCGCGACGAGAACCAGTACCTGCGCGAACTGACCTTCCGGGGGCTGCTCGAGCGCTACCCGGACCGCGTAACCGAGGCGCTCTATCGCGAGTTCCTGAAAAAGCTCGGCCGCACCCCGCACGGGGACGCACAGGCCCTCGCCGCGGAGATCGCGTTGCTCCCGAAGGAACTCCGCGAGAAGGCCCAGGCCTTCTTGCCCAAGCTCGAGGAAGGCCTCGAGTGGGACGGGTGGGCGATCCTCGCGCGCGCCGAGTACGAGCTCAGCGTGATCGAGCAGATGGGGTTCCCCGGGTACTTCCTGATCGTGCAGGACTACATCAACTGGGCGAAGAACCAGGGGATTAGCGTGGGGCCGGGGCGCGGCAGCGCGGCGGGCAGCCTCGTCGCGTACGCGATCCGCATCACGAACATCGACCCTTTGGAGTTCAACCTGCTCTTCGAGCGGTTCCTGAACCCCGCGCGCGTGACGATGCCGGACATCGATACGGACTTCTCCGACGTGCGTCGCGACGAGGTCATCCAGTACGTGCGCGAGCGGTACGGGGAGGACAAGGTCGCGCAGATCGCGACCTTTGGGACGATGGCCTCCAAAGCAGCCCTAAAGGACGTGGCGCGGGTGTTCGGCATGCCGCACAAGCGCGCGGAGGAACTCGCGAAGCTCATCCCCGTCCAGTTCGGCAAGCCCATGCCGCTCGCTAAGGCCGCCGAGACCATCCCCGAGATCCGGCAGGCCATGGAGCAGGACGAGCAGGTACGGCGCGTCTTCGAGGTGGCCCGCCGCCTCGAGGGCCTGAACCGGCACGCCTCGGTGCACGCCGCGGGGGTGGTGATCGCTGCCGAGCCGTTGACGGACCTGGTCCCTTTGATGCGGGATACCTCCGGGACCGGCGTGGTCACCCAGTACGACATGGGCTCGGTCGAGGCCTTGGGCCTGTTGAAGATGGACTTTTTGGGGCTCCGCACCCTCTCCTTCCTGGAGGAGGCCAAGCGCATCATCCGGGAGTCGAAGGGGGTGGAGCTCGATTACGACCGGATTCCCCTCGACGACGCGAAGACCTTCGAGCTCTTGGGGCGCGGTGAGACCAAGGGGATCTTCCAGCTGGAGTCCAGCGGGATGAGCAGCACCGTGCGTGGGCTCAAGCCCCGCCGCATCCAGGACATCATCGCCCTCGTTTCCCTGTACCGGCCGGGCCCCATGGAGCACATCCCCACCTACATCCGGCGCCACCACGGCCGCGAGCCCGTCACGTACGCGGAGTTCCCCCACGCCGCGAAGTACCTCGAGCCCATCCTGCGCGAGACCTACGGCATTCCCGTCTACCAGGAGCAGATTATGCAGATCGCCAGTGCGGTTGCGGGGTACAGCCTGGGCGAGGCGGACCTGTTGCGGCGCGCGATGGGCAAGAAGAAGGTCGAGGAGATGCAAAAGCACCGGGTGCGCTTCGTCAAGGGGGCGGCCGAGCGCGGGATCCCGGAGGACGAGGCGAACCGGCTCTTCGACATGCTCGAGGCCTTCGCCAACTACGGGTTCAACAAGAGTCACGCCGCGGCGTACTCGCTGCTCTCCTACCAGACCGCGTACGTCAAGGCCAACTACCCCGTAGAGTTCATGGCGGCTTTGCTTACGGTGGAGCGCCGCAACTCGGACAAGGTCGCGGAGTACATCCGGGACGCGCGCGCCATGGGGATCGCGGTGCTGCCCCCGGACATTAACCGCTCGGGGTTCGACTTCCGCGTCGTGGGGCAGGAGATCCTCTTTGGGTTGAGCGCGGTGAAGAACGTCGGGGAAGGCGCGGTTCGGCACATCCTTGAGGAGCGCGATCGGGGTGGTCCCTTCAAGTCGCTCGCGGATTTCTTGAAGCGCGTGGACCTGCACCAGGTGAACCGGCGCGCGGCGGAGTCCTTGATCAAGGCCGGGGCGTTCGACGCGTTTGGCGAGCGGGGGCGGATGCTCGCCGCGCTCGAGAGCCTCATGAAGTGGGCCCAGGCCGAGAAGGAAAGCCAGGCGGCGGGGATGATGGGCCTGTTTGCGGGGGCCTCCACCGAGCCGCCGCTGCCGGAGGTGCCGCCCTTGGATGAGGTCACAAAACTCCGCTACGAGAAAGAGGCCCTCTCGATCTACGTGACTGGGCACCCCCTGTTGAACTACGAGGGGTTGCGCGAGGCCGCGACCTGCACGATCGAGGAGCTGCCCCGTTGGTACGCGGAGCAGGGGAACGGCCGCCGCGCACGGGCGTTGCTCGCGGGGATGGTGGAGTCCGTGGTGCGCAAGCCCACCAAGTCCGGGGGGATGATGGCGCGCTTCAACCTGGCGGACGAGACCGGCGCGGTGGAGGTCGTGGTCTTCGGCCGCGCCTACGGTCGGGTCTCCCCCCGCTTGAAGGAGGACCAGCCCGCCCTGCTCGTGGTCGAGGTGGAGGCCGAAGGCGAGGGGGAGACCCTCCGGGTGATCGCACAGGACCTGTACCTTTGGGAGGAGCTCGAGGGGCTGCCCCAGGTGCTCGAGCTGGATCTGGACCTGGCCCTCCTCGAGGATGAGCGGGTTCTGGAGCTCAGGAGCTTGTTGGACGAGCACGCGGGCACCCTGCCGGTCTACCTGCGCGTGCGGGGGCCGGGGGGGTGGGTGCTGTTGGAGGCCCGCGAGGTGCGGGCCGCGCCGGAAGCGCTTGAGGCGTTGGGGCGGATGGACTGGCTCACGGCCCGCACGGTCCCGGACCGGGAGGCATTGCTGTACGGACAGCTTGGAGGGGACGGCGCGGAGGAGGTGGTGCCGTTTTAA
- a CDS encoding trans-sulfuration enzyme family protein: protein MRLETLAIHAGRAVDPATGAVRPPIHLSTTFERDPDGGYARGYVYARYGNPNRAALEEALAALEGGAAALAFASGSAATMSVFQALEPGDHVVAPLDAYHGTVGLLREHFTRWGLEVTFADLTDPEQLEAALRPNTRLVWVETPSNPLLRITDIRRVVEAAHAVGARVVCDNTWATPVLQRPLALGCDLVVHATTKYLNGHGDVTGGVVVAREVDAWFERLRAIQVQGGAVPSPFDAWLVLRGLATLPYRVRAHTEHAARVAAFLQAHPAVEAVHYPGLADHPGHAVAARQMEGFGGMLAFQVRGGREAALAVAARVRLITRATSLGGVESLIEHRASIEGPGTRTPENLLRLSVGLEHPEDLIADLEQALEAAV from the coding sequence GTGCGGCTGGAGACCCTGGCGATCCACGCAGGGCGGGCGGTGGACCCGGCCACGGGAGCCGTCCGGCCCCCGATCCACCTCTCGACCACCTTCGAGCGGGACCCGGACGGGGGGTACGCCCGGGGGTACGTGTACGCCCGGTACGGCAACCCGAACCGCGCCGCGCTGGAAGAGGCCCTCGCGGCCCTCGAGGGCGGCGCGGCCGCGCTGGCGTTCGCCTCGGGGTCGGCCGCGACGATGAGCGTCTTCCAGGCGCTTGAGCCCGGGGATCACGTGGTCGCGCCGCTGGACGCGTACCACGGGACCGTGGGGTTGCTGCGCGAGCACTTTACGCGCTGGGGCCTCGAGGTCACCTTCGCGGACCTTACCGATCCCGAGCAGCTCGAGGCGGCCCTCCGGCCGAACACGCGGCTGGTCTGGGTTGAGACGCCGTCCAACCCCTTGCTGCGCATCACGGATATCCGCCGTGTGGTGGAAGCGGCGCACGCGGTGGGGGCGCGGGTCGTGTGCGACAACACCTGGGCCACGCCGGTGCTGCAGCGGCCCTTGGCGTTGGGGTGCGACCTCGTGGTGCACGCGACCACCAAGTACCTGAACGGGCACGGGGACGTGACGGGCGGAGTGGTGGTGGCGCGCGAGGTGGACGCGTGGTTTGAGCGCCTCCGCGCGATCCAGGTGCAAGGCGGGGCGGTGCCGAGCCCCTTCGACGCCTGGCTCGTGCTGCGCGGCCTCGCCACGCTGCCCTACCGCGTGCGGGCCCACACGGAGCACGCGGCGCGCGTGGCGGCCTTCCTCCAGGCGCACCCCGCGGTGGAGGCGGTGCACTACCCGGGGCTTGCGGACCATCCCGGCCACGCGGTGGCCGCCCGGCAGATGGAGGGGTTCGGGGGGATGCTGGCCTTCCAGGTGCGGGGCGGGCGGGAGGCCGCCCTTGCCGTGGCGGCGCGCGTGCGGCTCATCACCCGCGCCACCAGCCTGGGGGGGGTGGAGAGCTTGATCGAACACCGCGCCTCGATCGAGGGGCCCGGGACCCGCACGCCGGAGAACCTGTTGCGGCTCTCGGTGGGGCTGGAGCACCCGGAGGACCTGATCGCGGACCTCGAGCAGGCCCTGGAGGCCGCGGTGTAG